In Paenibacillus sp. FSL M7-0420, a single genomic region encodes these proteins:
- a CDS encoding metallophosphoesterase family protein: MIYITGDIHGSISVASRFNSRNFPEGRTLTKQDYVIIVGDFGLLWADDKEDRFWLKWLTEKPWTTLFIDGNHENFDLLESYPVSEWNGGQVHHITPSIIHLMRGQVFEIEGKSFFTFGGAASHDKEYRKAGVSWWEREMPSPEEYQEGIRNLEMNQWKVDYVLTHTCSYDAFQWIKERYNTNVEVDPMHTYFNEIKSRLEYGKWFFGHFHHNAELPDEQVLLYEDRVRLEI; this comes from the coding sequence ATGATCTACATAACAGGCGACATTCACGGTTCCATCAGCGTGGCCAGCCGCTTTAACTCCAGGAACTTTCCTGAAGGCAGGACGCTGACGAAGCAGGATTACGTCATTATCGTTGGCGATTTCGGCTTGCTGTGGGCAGATGACAAAGAGGATCGTTTTTGGCTAAAATGGCTTACAGAGAAACCATGGACCACCCTGTTCATTGACGGGAACCATGAGAACTTTGATTTGCTGGAGTCTTATCCGGTCTCCGAATGGAATGGGGGTCAGGTACATCACATTACTCCCAGTATCATTCATCTAATGCGCGGGCAAGTTTTTGAGATCGAAGGGAAGAGCTTTTTCACCTTTGGCGGAGCGGCTTCTCATGACAAGGAGTACAGGAAGGCTGGCGTCTCCTGGTGGGAACGCGAAATGCCAAGCCCTGAAGAGTACCAGGAAGGCATCCGCAATCTGGAGATGAACCAGTGGAAGGTTGACTATGTATTAACCCACACCTGCTCCTATGATGCGTTTCAGTGGATCAAAGAGCGCTATAATACGAATGTGGAAGTTGATCCCATGCATACGTATTTCAACGAAATTAAGTCCAGACTGGAATATGGAAAATGGTTCTTTGGGCATTTTCATCATAATGCGGAGCTGCCAGATGAGCAGGTGCTGCTATATGAGGACAGGGTGAGACTAGAAATCTGA